The genomic window TGATGAGGATAATAATAACTGGATAGATGAAAAAGATTCAGTTTTTGACAAGCTTAAAGTGTGGAGTATTGATGAAAACGGAAACTCATCTTTAGTCTCACTTATTGATAGAAATGTTGGTGCAATTTACTTAGGAGATGTACAAAGCGGTTTTAAATATCAAAGTGCAATTGATGAAACTACTGCAGTACAAAAAAGTAATGGTATTTTTGTAAAAGAAGATGGTTCTGGTTTAGGGGTTGTAAATTCAATTGATGTAGTTGTATAACTACATCAATGTATAAGATTTTTTCTATTTATTTTTAAAGTAATACTTAATATAAAAAAAATTAATGAAACAACTACAATAGTAGCTCCACTTGGCAATGAGATATAAAAAGAGGCAAAAAGACCTATAATCACTGCTAAAACTGCAAAAAATACTGCTAGAAAACAAGTTATAAAAAAACTCTTTTCAAATTGCATTGCTGAAATTACAGGCATTATCATTAAGGCACCTATTAATAATACACCAATTATTTTTATGGATAAACCAACAGTTATTGCCACAAGCGATACCAACATATAGTTTAAAAAAGCTACATTTATTCCAGATGCTTTTGCAACTTCTTCATCAAATGCCACAAAAAGTAGTTTTTGATAATAATTAGCAATAAAAAGTGCCGTAGCACTCCCAAATATTAAAATCGTATAAATATCTTCTTGGGAAACGGCAACAATTGAGCCAAAAAGGTAATCAAAAAGTGCCACATTAAAAGAGTGTGATAATGAGACAATAATAATTGCAAGGGCAAGTGAACCAGATAGAAATATTGATAAAATCGAATCCGAATAAATATTATGATTTTTTCTTAAATATTCTATTATTAGCGAAGCAAAAAGAGCCACAATAATTGCACTAAATGTAGTAGAGATTGAAAATAAAAAACCAAGTGCAACACCAAGTAAAGATATATGAGCTAAAGAATCAGAAAGCATAGAATATCTTCTAACCACCACAAAAGTACCCAAAGTTGGTGCTAAAATTGCTATAAAAATTCCTGCAATAAAAGCTCTTATCATAAATGAATATTCAAAAATTTCCATATAATTCCTTAGTGATGATGACAAATAATATTGCTATTGATGCCATAGATTTTACTCATTTGTTCATCGTTAAGTATTTCATTGGGTGTATGACATGACAAAAGTGTTTGGTTAATACATAAAACTCTTTTAATATCATTTACAATTACACCTAAATCGTGGGTTATAAAAAGTATTGTAATATTCTCTTGTTTATTTAATTTGTTCAATAATTCATAGAATTTAGCTTGTGAATGTGTATCAACACCTGTATTTGGTTCATCAAGAATAAGAATTTCTGGTTTGCTAATAAGTGCTCGAGCAATCATTACTCTTTGTCTTTGCCCTCCTGAAAGCTGTGAAATTCTTCTATTTTTTAAATCTGTAATTTCAAGTTTTTCCATAATATTTTGGATATGTAAACTCTCTTCTTTTGAAATCTTTGAAAATAGAGAACTTTTGTGGGCTAATCCTAAATTAATCACTTCTTGAACAGTAACTGGAAAATTATTATCTACTAAAGTGGCTCTTTGAGGTACATAACCAATTTTACGATATTGTTTAAATAATGATTGTTCATAATTAAATAGTTTTATATGTGCATTTGTGGCTTGAATCAATCCTAATAATATTTTTATCAAAGTGCTTTTGCCACCACCATTTGGACCAATGATGGCAGCATATTCACCTCTTAATATTTCAAAAGATATATTTTGTAAAACATCTTTATAAGTTAGATTTTTAACATCAATTATAATATCAGAGAATTTTATTGACAATTCATTGCACTTTTTAATTTGATTAAATTTGCTGACATAATATCAATGAAACCTATGTTTTTTGTGTTTTCTTCTTGTGTTATATTTTCAACTGGTCTTAGGGCATCAGTTTTTACATTTGCTTCTTGAGCAATTGTTTTAGCTGTTTTATCACTTGCGAATTCTTCAAAAAATACTGTGTTTATTTTTTCTGTTTTAACTATTTTTATAAGATCAGCAATTTGTTTTGCAGATGGTTTTTCATCAGGAGACATTCCAGAAATTGAATATTGAGTTATTCCATAATCATTAGCTAAATATCCAAATGCATCATGATTTACAACAACTTTTTTGTTTTTACAAGTTTTTAATACTTGATATTCTTTTTGTAAAGCTGTGATTTTTTCAAGATAAATTGAGGCATTTTTCTCATAAACTTCTTTATTTACAATGTCTTTTTCAATTAAAAGTGTTTCAATATTTTTTATCATTTTAATATAGTTATCAAAACTAAGCCAATAGTGTGGGTCATAAGTTTTTCCATCATCGAACTCTTTGTGAGTTGCTAGTTTCACATGTTTACTCATATCGTATGTTTTATTTTCAATATCCATTGATTTGATTATTTTTACACTCCAAGGCTCCATAACTTCACCACTTGTAATAAAAATATCACTTTTTGATAAAATTGCCATATCTTTTGGATTTGGTTCAAATTCATGTGGTTCTGTTCCAAACGGAATTAGATTATTAAGAGTTACATTATTTCCTCCAACTTCTTTTACTACGCTATATAATGGGTATATTGTTGTTGTAACAGTGATCTTTGCAAATAACATTGTTGATGCTAAGATACTTAATCCTAAAATTTTTTTTAACATAATTATTCCTTTTGCAACTAAGTTGCATTTATTTTTGAGAATAATACATCTTGTGATCTTAAATGCGACTTAGTTGCAAAATAAATATATTTTAAATGAATTGATTAGCATAGAGTGATTTATT from Arcobacter venerupis includes these protein-coding regions:
- a CDS encoding metal ABC transporter permease; the protein is MEIFEYSFMIRAFIAGIFIAILAPTLGTFVVVRRYSMLSDSLAHISLLGVALGFLFSISTTFSAIIVALFASLIIEYLRKNHNIYSDSILSIFLSGSLALAIIIVSLSHSFNVALFDYLFGSIVAVSQEDIYTILIFGSATALFIANYYQKLLFVAFDEEVAKASGINVAFLNYMLVSLVAITVGLSIKIIGVLLIGALMIMPVISAMQFEKSFFITCFLAVFFAVLAVIIGLFASFYISLPSGATIVVVSLIFFILSITLKINRKNLIH
- a CDS encoding metal ABC transporter ATP-binding protein, with protein sequence MSIKFSDIIIDVKNLTYKDVLQNISFEILRGEYAAIIGPNGGGKSTLIKILLGLIQATNAHIKLFNYEQSLFKQYRKIGYVPQRATLVDNNFPVTVQEVINLGLAHKSSLFSKISKEESLHIQNIMEKLEITDLKNRRISQLSGGQRQRVMIARALISKPEILILDEPNTGVDTHSQAKFYELLNKLNKQENITILFITHDLGVIVNDIKRVLCINQTLLSCHTPNEILNDEQMSKIYGINSNIICHHH
- a CDS encoding metal ABC transporter substrate-binding protein, which encodes MLKKILGLSILASTMLFAKITVTTTIYPLYSVVKEVGGNNVTLNNLIPFGTEPHEFEPNPKDMAILSKSDIFITSGEVMEPWSVKIIKSMDIENKTYDMSKHVKLATHKEFDDGKTYDPHYWLSFDNYIKMIKNIETLLIEKDIVNKEVYEKNASIYLEKITALQKEYQVLKTCKNKKVVVNHDAFGYLANDYGITQYSISGMSPDEKPSAKQIADLIKIVKTEKINTVFFEEFASDKTAKTIAQEANVKTDALRPVENITQEENTKNIGFIDIMSANLIKLKSAMNCQ